ttctgttaggtggggagactaggacccttgggcacagccttagaattagaggggtaaatttaaaatggaaatgaggatacatttcttcagccagagagtggtgggcctgtggaattcattgccatggagcgcagtggaggccgggacgttaaacgtcttcaaggcagagatcgatagattcttgatctcacaaggaattaagggctacggggagagtgcggggaagtggagtaGAAATGCCGATCAGCCGTGATAAAATgggggagtggacttgatgggccaaatgaccgtacttccactcctatatcttatggtcttatggtctaaatagATGAGAGTGGATATGCATGACAAACATTGAGAAAGAACATGGATGATTGCAAAATTGTTcatcctgtctggcacaaaagaaaatgtgaaagTTTGTCCAATCATGGATAACAAGGAAAATATGTATAGTATTATATTCAATGGCATAAAAATACATTGGTGTAATAAAAAGCAGCAGTGCTGAGCGTTGGGAACAATTTAaatgtcagcaaaggaggacaaagggattaaataagaaagggaaaatagagtAGGAGAGTAAGCTTGTGGGGATTGTACAAACTGATTATAAAACATTCTACAGGTATATAAACAGCAAAAGCTCTAGGGAAGGCAAATGTAGGTCTCAAATGTAGTCAGAAATTGGAAATGTTAAAATGGAGGGCAATGAGATGGTAGACCTATCAACTGCATATTTTGTTCTGATGATGAACctccagacttgaaatgtcaactccgttcccacagaggctgccagatcgcctgagtttctccagcaatttctatttttgtttgagtTACATATTTTGGCCCTTTTTTCagaaaggaggacacaaataacatcccaaaaattgCAGGGTCTTGTGaaagggaggaactgaagaaaatcaaTATTAATAAGCACTGTGTATTGGGGAATTTGATGGCAATAAAAGTTGATAAATCACCATTTGAAAATCTACATCCTAGAATACCTAATTAAGCAGTACTCGAAATAATGGATACATtagtggtcatctttcaagattatgtagactctggaacagttcctatggattggagggtagttactataaccccacatttcaaaaaggaggtagagagaaattgggaaattatagactggttagtcTGACATCGGCAGCAGGTAAAATATTAgggtccattataaaagatttaatagttGGCACTCGGAAAACATTGGCATGACCAgatagagtcagtatggatttacgaaagggaaattgTGCTCAATAGATTGACTGGaatattttgaggatgtaacaattAAAACTGATAAGGGGAAACCAGTGGGGCTTTCAAAAAGCTTATGATAAAGTCCACaaaagagattagcatgtaaaattaaacgCTTGGGATTAGGAGCAGTGTGCTGACAAAATGCAGAACCGGCTTTCAGACAAGAAACTGAATGGAATAAATAAGTCCTTTACCAAGTGGCAGGTAGTGACTATGGGGTATTAGAGGAaacagtgcttggaccccagctattcatgatGTATCTATATAATATATACTAATAGTCTGATGAGAGAACTAAATATctttaaatttgcaaatgacacaaaattaggtgggagggtgaactgaaAGGAAGATGCAGAGATGATTTAGTGCGATCTGGACAAGTTGAGTAAATGGTATATTCCATAGCAGATTAAGTATAATATAtctaaatatgaggttatccactttggtcgcacaaacaggaaggcagattataaTCTGAGTAGTAATAGATTAGGAAAAGGGtagatgcaacaagacctgggtgccATTGTTTACAATTGCTGAAAGAAAGCAGGCAGGTGCAGCAGTAAGTGAAGAGGGTAAATAGAATGTTGACCTTCATAGTaagaagatttgagtacaagagcaaggaagtcttgctgaaaatgtacagggccctggtgagactactCCTAGACTGTGTTGTGTGTTTTCATctgcttatctgaggaagggtgtctAGCGATGGAAGAAGTGTAATAAAGGTTTGCCAGGTCGGTCCCTTATgcggcaggactgatgtatggacaaagactggatcagttagaaatattttcatctaattttagaagaatgagtggtgatctcatAAGAACATATAAAATTTGAACAGGGCTGGACAGGTCAAAAGCAGGAAGGACCAGGGAGTAAAGAACCAAGGGGCACAGATTAAGGATataaggtaggccatttaggactgagaaggggagaaatttcttcattcaaagggtgatgaacctatggaattttctgccacagaaagcagttaaggctgaaatattaattgtttTTATGAACATATTATATGTAGTTCCTAAGGCCTAAGGGTTCAAAAGGtgagaacagggtactgagttgaacAATGAGCTTGGATAATATTGAACAGCAGAGAAGGTTTGAAGGGCTAAATGACCCACTCCTGCTTCTGTTCGCCTTGTTTCTATGTCTATGTTTctattgtaaggtcagaagtgggaatgttcactgatggctccacaatgttcagcactattcatgactacTCAAATTCTGAAACattctatgtccaaatgcagcaagaccaagacaatatccaggcttgtgctgaaaAACGGCAAGTAACACTTTTGCTACACacgtcaggcaatgaccatcttcagcaagagagaatctaactcttgttccttgacagtcaatggcattaccattactgagtcacccactattaacattctgggtattaccattgaccagaaactcaactggattcaccacgtaaacacagtggctacaagataggtcagaggccaggaatataGCAGTGATCAACTCAATTTCTGACTCCTCAGATCTTTCCGCTATCTACTAGATACAagccaggagtatgatggaatacaccacacttgcctggattagtgtaGCTTCAGTAACACTTGACAACATCCAATTCAAAGCAACCTGCCTGACTAGTATCAGTTCTACAAGCTTCTGCTTCTTGCGTCACAGATATTCacactgtgtaccatctacaagatgcatcgCAGAAATTCATGAAGGCTCCTTaggtagcatcttccaaacttatGACCACTTCTGTCTAAAGGGATGAGCGCAGCTGGTACTTTGAAACTCTACCAACTGCGAGTTACCcaccaagacactcaccatcctgactcagaaatatatcgccattccttcagtctTCGTGGGTCAAAATCTAGAAACTCCACCAGAATGGCATTATAtgtccacctacagcacatggtctgtagtgattcaagatggctgctcaccaacaccttcttaagggcaactagagatgggcaataaatgctggccaaaccagtgatgcccacatcacatgaattaGTTTTTAGAATGCTAGCTATGAGTGTGCAAGTACAGAGCTAATGTCATGTTGTAAAAAATAAAAAACATCATGCTCAAAGTGGGAGGATAAAACTGAACTTGCAACTTCCATTCATGTTATGTTCATTTATTTTAGCTGTGATCTAATTAAAATGGAGCACGTCTTTTAAGTCATCAGTGAAATATTTCACCAACTGTAATTGCTCAGTTTGAGGTTTTAACCTTTCGCTTGTTATTATTTTGTTGCAATAAATAATCAGCGAAAGTAAGACCACTAAGTGAACTTGTGTTTATATCATTTTTCTGGGTAGTAAAAGGAATTTCCTGTATGCTATTCATATAACATCTGTGTGATGCAATTTACAGGAAATATTAGAAGCGGAATTTTTCCTCTCACTGAGAGATAACAGCCCTGACTGAAACAACATTGAACCCACCTGCTTACCATTAAAGTTATTTTCTGTAGCTGGCAGGAACTAGTAAATTACAGCATGTAAGAAACCAACTGGCAAAAGATAAAACCAAAAACAAGTCACTTGTAGACATACAAAAGTGGAAAGTTGGCTGGGATCCCAAGAAGAGGAAAGCTGAGGTACACTAAAGGGATTTTAttgctgcagtcactgagtgaaatttgaacaCAGCTGAAATATTGTATACTGAATACAGGATTTTAGATTTCCCCGAGAAAGACCGTTTAGGATAGTTCTGTGGGTGTGGAGTTCAGGCCGCTTGGTAGACATTAACATTTGAAAAATGAGGCAGTAAATTTGTTGGCAACTCACTGTCCTACAGTACTGTGTAATTGTAAGACTCAAAATTGCTTTTGGTGCCAACGTAGTGCTTTTATATCCCTCTTGTAATAGCAGCACTAACCCAGTACCTGCAATAGCTTCTATCTTCACAAAAGTAACAGACAAAGGAGTATCAGTTAAAATTTCATTTCAACTCTgtgtcaggaggcctgggttcaagtcctaactgctccagtggtgtgccataacataaacaggttgattagaaatcaTCTAGATTTAATTTTGAAGGGAGAGAAATTTAAGGAAAGACATTCAGAGATTGAAACTTTGGTGCTTGAAGCCATTGTGGGGGGAAGGTAGAAGAAAGACCACATCCTAAGGCGTGGTCAGCATGGTGGGAGTGCTGTGGTAGGACAAGAGAGTTTTACAGGTATGAAGCAGTCAAAATATGGATTGTTtggaatacatgaataagaatttTAGAGCGGCACTGAAGGGCTAAGAGTCAATTTACACCATCAAATTCACTGGTGATGGCAGTAAATGGTCTTCCAAATTCTTACAATGGGTGAGTTGGGATAAGTGAGGGATGGTGGCAGCAATGCATGTGGAAGCTGATCTCGTACTGTGGACAAAATAGTTTGACAGTGGGAACAGAAGCTATTGTTGGTCTTACGCTGATGTGATTTCAAGACAAGAGTGGACTGTTCTTCcagggctaggtggattggcaatgataaattgcccctggtgttcagagatgtgtaggctaggtgggttagagggggatgggtctgggtgggatgctctgagggtcaatgttgggccgaagggcccatttccacactgtagggaacctatgAAACTATGAAACTATACAGAGGAGAGGAGGGAGCCTGAACATGTCAAACGTCAAAGGGGTGTTTTGGAGGAAGACTGATAAAAAGCTACAATCATAGAGAATGGCTTTTGTGACTTTAGTTAGACATTTATTCTGATGGAGAGGctgaaatattttggttttgaGCTTAAAGCCTCTGCATTAGCGTCAGTGGTAAAAGGAAGAGGATTGGCTTGGTAAGCAAAGGGGGGAAGGTTGAAGCAGCATAGGCGGTTGAAAAAGAATCCTTCCAGAATTTCTTCTAAAAATCTCCCAACTCGATTGTTTGGTTCATAATCTTTGCTGATCATTTACTGAATCCTCAGGTATATAAATGCATCTGTAAGGACAAGATAGGCAGATACGTGGGGACATCAGCACATATGAGATCCCCTCTAAGCTACACACCATTGTGACTTGGaggtatatcaccattccttcagtgttgctgggtcatgGCCCTGGAAACCCTTTGTGCACCCTTGGACCGTACCTATACACCATGGAATGCAGAAGTTCTGGAAGATAGCCCAcaatctccagggcaattaaggacagacaataaatgttagcctatcTAGTGATTACAACATCTCTTAAACAAATTAAGACAAGTACTTTTGCTGAGATTCCTGCAACCAATCAGCAATGCAACCAACAGAATTCCTTTATCTGAGGTCAATGCAGTAGAAAGTGTGGTTAGAAAGGAATTTGGGATGTCAATCATCAGGGAAGTCATTATAGTTGATTTTATTGCTGATTAAAACCATGACAAATTGTAGCTTCTTAATATTTAAATTTACTTAATTTACTAAAGATAATATGAAATGTATCACAATGAAACAGACTATTAGCCTAGCTTGTTCGGACATGTACATTCCTCACACTAGTCTCCTCCCATCATATCTTTATATTCCCTTTTTTTCTTAATTATTTATCTGACTTCCTTTAGAGGTTATTTGCTTCAACTGACAATGAGTTCGTCCTGTTATTTGTTAATAAAGCAATATGTCTTCTTACCTTTTGAATTTTTTAGTTTAACTTTGTTTGTTTTCTGCAAAGGGGACGCAACATTGGCACAAGACTAGTAGAAGATTTTCTGGCTCGATCAAATGTTGCACAATGTCGTAATTTTTATGAAACAGCCGAAGTAATTGCCAAGGTAAGATATATTGAGCATACTGGGGACAAGATTTAACCCTCAAAAATGGGTCAAATGTAATGTTAAAGTTTCAAAAATCTCAAACCAAGCAGCTTTTAAGTAGGCTCACATTGGAGTTAATCAAAGTAGGATGTAAGGAATGCTAATAACACTCATCACAGCTTGAGGGTACATCCCTCAGATTTGTCTCTCCATTTTAAGTTTAACAATGCTCAGCTAAGTTTCCTGAGCTGTGGGAAACCCAGCAGTTAAAGGGAGATAAAGACTGCTATGTGGAAGAGGTAAATGTTGTACCATCAATATTGTGGAGTTGGAGTAGCACGAACAAGTGCTTGTGACTCACTATCAACATTTCTCCCTACAATTGCATTTCCACCCTACCCCTCCATCATCCCTCTATTCCCCTTCAATCCAATCTCTATTGCAGCCAATAGAAGTCATTCTGTCTTTTCCAATCTCTCCCCACCCGAACGCCTCCCCACCTAATCTTTCCAATTCCTTCCTCCTCTGCATTCTTTGACTACAGCCTCCAATATTCCCCTTATCCTTCTGATCTTTTCCCATACTCTACTGACTGTCCTGACCCATCTGAACTCATTTTCCTCAAACTCTGTTTGCATATCTCTCCCTGTGACACTCACATCCAATTTACCCATACCCATTCCAGCCTCTCCGCTCAGATAATCAGCACCCAATTTCTAAATGCCCACCCTGAACCACTGCTTCCGCCTCACCCCTATCCTGACTTCCATCTGATCTTATGTCCAATTGAACATTTCACCCCCTTGCTGGCCAGCCATTATTCCAATCTTCTCCCCTCAGTATCCAATCTCCCCTCACCATTCCTCATCTCTCCTGCTTTGCCAACCTGCCTCTCCCTTCCGTCCTCTTGCCCTATAGCCTACTAGCATTATAGTGAGACAGCCTCTCATGCTGGCTGGCATCAACATAGAAATAAAGACAAGAAAGGGTAATCAGATTCAACAGTTATTTTCAGCAGAACCTGAGAGAAGCCATTCTCCTGGATTTCCTAAACACAAAACAGCCTGACCACTCCCTTCCCACTTCTTTATTAATATTGGGTCTGCTATTTAGAATGAAATTGAGAGTGAGCTTTGCAGCTGCTTTTCTAAATATTGCAGATGTTGTTACTTCTGAAGTGATCATCGATCAGTTCACATATTAATGgctgttgaaagcattcaatttCATCATGCAATCAGTCAAGAATTAATTCTGTCAATAAAGTGCATTTGCATTCATAATCAAGCTGCAGTTCCTGCACATTGGCTATTGTACAATATGTGATGTGGAAAATTATGACTAGAAATCATTCATTCTATTCCTTACTGGCACATGAGACCAATGAAGTTTGATGATACTATGGTTTTAAGAGTTTTGTccttttttatgaagaaaggttgagacagaggtgacaAACACTTAATCTTGGGAATGTAAAACACAAAATTTCAGCACTATGTGTTTTCTTCTCTGATGTTTCTCTGATTATTTTCTGatgttgcattttatttcttcttttgaaGGTACTGATTAATGGTGGAACACCACCACAAACATTATTTGTTCATTTCCAACAAACTGGGGCTATTATAACCCAATCCAATCTTGTGCCCAGTTGTGGACTGCAAATACACAACTCCCAGCAAGAAAATAAAGAACAACtgtgcgcctgtgtgtgcgtgtgtgcgtgcgcgcgtgctTGCATGTGCGCACATGTGTCCTTGTCCTTTCAGAACATCTCAAGGTGTTCCACTGGCAATGAAATGATAAATATATCATTACATAGTTATATCCTCTGCAAATAGGTTATCTTGTTTACCTCTGTATTCCACTATGTCTTCAACTTCTTTCTTCCTAAATATTAACTAAAACATTGTTCCCCCTGGTGGAAGGACTGGAGGAACAAGAAGGCACAGATTTTTTAGCAAAGGAAGTACTGGAGGCCTAAGGAGAAACCTTTTCATACCACAAgtgattaaggtctgggaagcTGATCAGAGGGTGCTAGAGATAAGTTCAACTGAACCATTCAGGAGAGAACAGGATTATCATCTGAAAAGCAACACTATGTAAGCCAATAGAAGAAGGCAGATGAAAAGCACTTTAGAGAACTGATATagcacaatgggttgaatggccttcatcTGTGCTACATCAATTTTATAATTCTCTCAAACACTCACCCGTTCCTTTTATGTTGGACGCTTTCCATGTACCTTTTCTAAAAAACATTCCTTCTAACCTCCCCATTACATTTTATACAATGCTGATAGTTATCTTCGGTATTGTTAACCTTAAATTTACCATGTGTGACGTAAGatgtaaagcaaaaaaaaatcaatttataaaTTATCAAGTAAGTAATCCAGACTgcagaatcagtgtgtgtgtcatACTAAGATATTAAAGGGACATTTTGACAGAGGATATTCCAGAGGAAAGCATATTTATGGTAGTGAAAGAAGCAGGATGGCACACTGGCGagcactgttgccttacagcGACACctagattcaattccagctttgggtcaCTGTCTGCTTGAAGTATGCAtattctgccaggtgctctggtttcctcccacagaccaaatacatgcaggttaggtgagagataataggaactgcagatgctggagaatccaagataacaaactgtggagctggatgaacacagcaggccaaacagcatctgaggagcacaaaagctgacgttttgggcctagacccttcatcagagagggggatggggagagggaactggaataaatagggagagaggggaggcggaccgaagttggagagaaaacaagataggtagagaggagagtataggtgaggaggtagggaggggataggttagtccagggaagatggacaggtcaaggaggcgcgaTGAGGTGATAGATAGGAAATGatggtgcagcttgaggtgggaggaagggatggatgagaggaagaacaggttagggaagcagagacaggctgggctggttttgggatgcagtgggggaaggggagattttgaagcttgcgaagtccacattgataccattgggctgcagggttcccaagcggaatatgagttgctgttcttgcaaccttcgggtggcatcattgtggcactgcaggaggcccatgatagacatgtcatctgaggaatgggagggggagttgaaatggttcgcgactgggaggtgcagttgattgttgcgaaccgagcggaggtgttctgcaaagcggtcctaagcctccaattggtttccccaatgtagagggagccacaccaggtacaatgcatacaatataccacattggcagatgtgcaggtgaacatctgcttaatatagtaggtcatcttggggcctgagataggggtgagggaggaggtgtgggggcaagtgtagcaattcctgcggttgcagggaagatgccgggtgtggtgggggtggaggggagtgtggagcggataagggagtcacggagagagtggtctctccagaaggcagacaaaggtggggatggaaaagtagcttgggtggtggggtcggattgtagatggcggaagtgtcggaggatgatacgttgtatccggaggttggtggggtggtatgtgagaacgagggggatcctctgggggcggttgtggcgggggtggggtgtgagggatgtgttgcgggaaatgcaggagacgctgtcaaggacgttctcgaccactgcggggggaaagttgcggtctttgaagaacatggacatctgggatgtgcgggagtggaatgcctcatcctgggagcagatgcggcggaggcggaggaattgggaataggggatggaatttttgcaggagggtgggtgggagggggtgtattctaggtagctgtgggagccagtgggcttgaaatggacatcagttacaagctggttacctgagatggagactgagatgtccaggaaagtgagggatgtgttggagatggcctgaaatgcaggttaggtggattggctattgTCGATTGTCCTGTAGTCTGCAGGAATGTGAAGGCTAAGTAGATTAGCCAGGTTAAATATAGGGTAGGGGTGttggatctgtgtgggatgctcttcagagggtcagttcagACTTGATgcgttgaatggcctctttctacactgtagggattctacggttCTAAGTAATAAGTGGAATAAGAACTTCAGAACACTTGGGGGATGAATCAGAGATGGAAAATTCAAAAGTAATCAGATTGGAGAATACAAAGGTCCTCAAAGTTAGATAGAATATTATGCTATTTTCCAGAAAACTATTGACATGACTTACCAAAGGCTATTACAGAATCATAAATCAGTTCTCAAAGATAAGAAAGACTAAGCAAAGTTGTGCAAGTAATGAAAGAAAATGGTATCAAGTTCTCTATACATAAAACAGGGAAAGGAACCCTCTCTCTGTGGAGACTTTGAATACAGTAAAATGATGTCATCATGGATTTTGTTCTGCTGTATATTTCAAAGCCTAATAAATTGTGTCATTTGTACATAACTTTGTTTGTTCTCTTTTATCTTCATTTTTTATGTGTAATAAACTTTTATTTTACTGTTAAAGCCAAATCTGCACCAGTGCATGTTAGATCAGAAAGGATCACCAAGTTAGATTATATATTGATTGTTAAAAAATTATCAAATCAAATTTCAGTCAGGTTCTCATTTGTCCAGAAACAGCCTCAGCTGTGATCATGCATTCCTATTAAATGTCGTTCTAGTTGTAGTCTTTCAAATCATGAAGGAAATTGTATATCTTGAATTATCCCATTGTTAGCCTCATGAAACATATTTATTTTATATTCCATTGCAGCTTATATTTGAAGATTTCTCACTTTCATTAAAGTCTGGTAAATTTTCTGCCCAGTTAATTTGGACAAAATGATGTTTTCAATAGCATTTAACCTTTCTTTCCAGATTAACTGTGTTGCATTTCATTCTCAGTGTATTTTTCCAGACCGACATTgaaaattatttcagaaaggtgttATGCTCCAAGGTCCTTGTATGCTGACTTTTGTAGCAATGAGACATCAAAAAAGGTTCTAACAGTGACCACTTCTTCTAGACCAGCAGCCAGGACTATTTCCATGAATTCTTTCAAGAATGCCCTAAATCAGGGCTTTGACGACTTAATTAGGCACATCCAGGGTGTTGTCACATAGACTATtagacccattgagtccatgtcAGGTATAACGTACCACAGATGGCTTACGGTCAATACTTATAAGCAGGGTCCATCACTGTGTATCTGCTGGGGCTGCACCTCAGAGATATTTCATCTCCACTTGCCAGAGTTTACACATGATGACAATTTTGAAAGAGGTCGTTCTTATTTTTTGTTCTTGTGctttctgtaaaaaaaatttaaattgatCAGATATACCATCCACGtatgttttaatattttagcTATAACAGAAACAATTGTCCCTCTTGTTTCTCTTTGCAATGTGGATTCCCTTTAAGAATGTCTAGTGCAAGGCCATCTATGAATCTTAAAGggactgcagttcttttggcttagAGGAAACAATATACAGAAGAGGAAGgtaaaaggtaaaaaaaaatcctaaattGTATTAGAACGTGCCCAATGCAAAATGTGTTTACTGTAAGGACATTTCTAATTATGCCAGGTCAATGTGGTACAAGGCAGAATGACAGCTACTTTGTCTTGTGGTTCTCAGGTTGCTTTCAAGATGTACCTTGGAGTGACCCCACGGGTGACCTTCTGGGGCCAAACTGGAGATGATTGCTCGCTGTTTCTAGAGAAGAATCCGCTCATCAGCTGTGTGGAAATACCTGAGAAACATTCCTGTTTGCTGTACTCCAACATGATCTGTGGCATCTTGAAAGGAGCACTAAAAATGGTAAAAATGTCAAACCTGTCACAAAAATAAAT
Above is a window of Stegostoma tigrinum isolate sSteTig4 chromosome 4, sSteTig4.hap1, whole genome shotgun sequence DNA encoding:
- the LOC125452918 gene encoding trafficking protein particle complex subunit 3-like isoform X6, which gives rise to MYQQASRRSEKQKISTELLILTYGSLVAQLCEDCEKDEDINKELDKMGRNIGTRLVEDFLARSNVAQCRNFYETAEVIAKVAFKMYLGVTPRVTFWGQTGDDCSLFLEKNPLISCVEIPEKHSCLLYSNMICGILKGALKMVRLQVDVQLLQDSAKDGKVTEIRMKLMRRHRVVRTVEKEQKYCVDT